CGACGCCGCGAAGCGGCGACGCCAGCAGGAATTCGGCCAGCGTGCCTTTGCGTGCAGTCTTGCGAGCCCATTCCTCGGCTGAGACGACAACCGCGTTGGGCTTGCCATGTCGTGTGATGACCTGGGGGCCGGCTTGAGCGCGATCAATCACCTCGGACAACCGCGCCTTGGCGTTGGCCAGCGTCCAGGTGTCATCGGCCAGAAGTCCGTGAGGTGCAGTGTGGCGATCGGTCATGCGCGCGGAACCAGAATGACTAAAATGACTATAATTCTTCGGCACTGACCAATCAAGAGCA
The nucleotide sequence above comes from Bradyrhizobium sp. NDS-1. Encoded proteins:
- a CDS encoding type II toxin-antitoxin system Phd/YefM family antitoxin — protein: MTDRHTAPHGLLADDTWTLANAKARLSEVIDRAQAGPQVITRHGKPNAVVVSAEEWARKTARKGTLAEFLLASPLRGVDLELERVHDAPRDEMP